From the genome of Glycine max cultivar Williams 82 chromosome 2, Glycine_max_v4.0, whole genome shotgun sequence, one region includes:
- the LOC100305993 gene encoding uncharacterized protein LOC100305993 precursor, which produces MAATIITTCKLSLLLSLLSVSLLLGVRSDTLQNVGAIPPTCKRIECPSYDVIHVGNGYEIRRYNSPVWISNSPIQDISLVEATRTGFRRLFDYIQGKNNYKQKIEMTAPVISEVLPSDGPFCESSFVVSFYVPKENQANPPPAKGLQVQRWKTVFVAVRQFGGFVKDSSVGEEAAALKASIAGTKWADAVEKSQKRAGHASVYTVAQYNAPFEYDNRVNEIWFLFDIENELQTV; this is translated from the exons ATGGCTGCTACCATCATCACCACATGCAAGCTCTCACTGCTTTTGAGTCTTCTCTCAGTTTCACTTTTGCTGGGTGTGAGGTCTGATACCCTTCAGAATGTAGGCGCAATTCCCCCCACATGCAAGCGCATAGAGTGTCCCAGCTATGATGTCATTCACGTAGGCAACGGCTACGAAATCCGTCGCTATAATTCACCCGTTTGGATTTCAAACAGCCCCATTCAGGACATTTCTCTCGTTGAAGCCACAAGAACCGGCTTCAGGAG GTTATTTGACTATATTCAAGGTAAGAATAACTACAAGCAGAAGATTGAGATGACAGCACCTGTGATCAGTGAAGTATTACCCAGTGATGGACCCTTCTGTGAGTCCTCATTTGTTGTGAGCTTCTATGTGCCAAAAGAGAACCAAGCAAACCCGCCTCCTGCGAAGGGCCTTCAAGTTCAAAGATGGAAGACCGTGTTTGTGGCAGTTAGACAGTTCGGTGGATTTGTCAAAGATTCTAGTGTTGGGGAGGAAGCTGCTGCCTTGAAGGCTAGCATTGCTGGAACCAAGTGGGCTGATGCAGTTGAGAAAAGCCAGAAGAGAGCTGGCCATGCTTCTGTTTACACGGTTGCGCAGTACAATGCCCCTTTTGAATATGACAATAGGGTCAATGAGATATGGTTCTTGTTTGATATTGAAAATGAACTGCAAACCGTGTGA